A single window of Colletes latitarsis isolate SP2378_abdomen chromosome 11, iyColLati1, whole genome shotgun sequence DNA harbors:
- the LOC143348572 gene encoding uncharacterized protein LOC143348572: MADNVHRKSHKLSDGSSRKTSNPVHRTTTETIRLGEPEKLYQPVSLTTSSNVTASNQCRKKTSSFQITSIIVGSRMSNDAGEDSNDDLDESHTEDNSVEHSRITDIDIETPSYSEDTFSKEDVFFNTSNAALSTAPVIPTSSQYGLAIVPSEGNNVSNLVNDNNINTLDITSVTDNNIINLLSSNAKQDADLREVHSHGRNERFKVVKIESTEPFKRGRWTCMDYLDHTSVNQPTAISTPKVSDPNEVCISYGVTDSGIVIPDAPKQSVVAEDKGISIDANGQVSAHPDVHSSIGVPSNPTTVTSANYAVSNSIPPNSQHNPTQVQAQPKVQPPSQIPQYFQSSTQQLASQPQQQQQPGGQGSTLPTNLQPAHANNLTQPQSMPQGSIPIITQTANSNVTAQQSIPHSKEDAYVTVNAQNQPLPVQNVCQPSVQQTPVPTSQPTNLLVTQQQQQHAPPPQQQQQPHPPTQQQQQSQQQQQPQQPLQTQNPITQISEPLTAIQGIQGIQNIHKVPQTGAPQTSSAIHAPVAPVQSQVIPPSQMQPQTSGSSAQVQMAQVSASCQNVVGGMQQGSMTFHQSDPEQDSISGIVAASTTQSADTALLESLTEVTQGSDEHHTLEDNESMSGTSAVAIDNKIEQAMDLVKSHLMIAVREEVEVLKERIAELMDRINQLEAENSILKAKLPQNSSGSGQ, encoded by the exons ATGGCAGATAATGTACACAGAAAATCGCATAAGCTGTCGGATGGTAGTAGTAGAAAAACGTCTAATCCAGTGCATCGTACGACCACCGAGACAATTCGGTTAGGTGAACCAGAAAAGCTGTACCAGCCGGTTAGTTTGACCACATCGAGCAACGTGACGGCCAGTAACCAGTGTCGGAAAAAGACATCGTCGTTTCAAATCACCAGTATCATTGTCGGTAGTCGTATGAGCAATGACGCTGGCGAGGATTCGAACGACGACCTGGACGAGTCCCACACGGAGGACAATTCCGTCGAGCACTCGCGCATTACTGACATCGATATCGAAACGCCTAGTTACTCGGAGGATACCTTCTCCAAGGAGGATGTATTTTTTAATACCAGTAACGCTGCTCTCAGCACGGCTCCGGTGATTCCTACCAGTTCCCAGTACGGTCTGGCGATCGTACCCTCGGAAGGAAACAATGTCAGCAACTTGGTAAATGacaacaacattaatacgttagaCATCACCTCTGTTACAGAcaacaatattattaatttactttCGAGCAACGCGAAGCAAGATGCCGATCTGCGCGAAGTACACTCGCACGGTAGGAACGAGCGATTCAAAGTGGTTAAAATCGAAAGCACCGAACCTTTCAAGAGAGGTAGATGGACTTGCATGGATTACCTGGATCACACTTCGGTTAATCAACCGACCGCGATCAGTACTCCTAAAGTATCCGATCCCAACGAGGTGTGCATATCGTACGGGGTAACGGACAGTGGAATTGTCATACCAGATGCGCCTAAACAATCCGTCGTCGCCGAAGACAAAGGTATAAGCATCGACGCCAATGGACAGGTGTCCGCGCATCCGGATGTCCATTCGTCGATCGGGGTTCCAAGCAATCCCACAACGGTCACAAGTGCAAACTATGCTGTGAGCAATTCGATTCCTCCTAATTCACAGCATAATCCAACGCAAGTTCAAGCTCAGCCAAAGGTTCAACCTCCCTCTCAAATTCCTCAATATTTTCAATCTTCGACACAGCAATTGGCATCTCAACcgcagcaacaacagcaaccAGGAGGACAAGGATCTACATTACCTACAAATCTGCAACCCGCTCACGCGAATAATTTGACCCAGCCTCAGAGTATGCCCCAAGGTTCTATTCCTATTATAACACAGACTGCAAATAGCAATGTGACGGCCCAGCAAAGTATACCTCATTCTAAAGAAGACGCGTACGTAACAGTGAACGCGCAGAATCAGCCCTTACCAGTGCAAAATGTTTGCCAGCCATCTGTACAACAAACACCTGTCCCAACGTCTCAGCCAACCAACCTTTTGGTCActcaacaacagcaacaacatgCTCCTCCACctcaacaacagcaacagccaCATCCACCGactcagcagcaacaacaatctcagcaacagcaacagccgcAGCAACCATTGCAGACCCAAAATCCAATAACACAAATCTCAGAACCATTGACTGCCATACAGGGTATACAGGGCATCCAGAATATTCATAAAGTTCCTCAGACAGGCGCACCGCAAACTTCCTCTGCTATTCATGCTCCAGTAGCACCAGTACAATCACAAGTAATACCGCCATCTCAAATGCAACCTCAAACATCGGGTAGCAGTGCTCAAGTGCAAATGGCGCAAGTGTCAGCCAGCTGCCAAAATGTTGTTGGCGGTATGCAACAGGGAAGCATGACGTTTCATCAGTCAGACCCGGAGCAGGACTCCATTTCAGGCATTGTAGCTGCATCCACAACTCAGTCGGCTGATACAGCACTTCTAGAGTCTTTAACTGAAGTCACTCAAGGCAGTGACGAACATCACACCCTGGAAGATAATGAAAG TATGTCGGGGACTAGCGCTGTAGCAATTGATAATAAGATTGAACAGGCCATG GATCTTGTTAAAAGTCATTTGATGATTGCTGTACGAGAGGAGGTCGAGGTACTCAAAGAAAGAATAGCAGAACTTATGGATCGTATCAATCAATTGGAAGCTGAAAACTCAATTCTGAAAGCAAAATTACCCCAAAATAGTTCTGGAAGTGGTCAATAG
- the LOC143347392 gene encoding RCC1-like G exchanging factor-like protein — translation MLNTMKTCLKTYVQKRSKTIRLNKPENKKSTLKTLPVFQYPISKAGDCRIYAWGMAAHGALGTSQSTLHKKGVSFIPKPRRLAFGEKCDVMDITCGYGFTAFAIKSNDKNILYGSGINTDSQIGFSEGDKKYPDDLIIEPRPITLPLKESSTNVVDIAAGRAHLLVLTNEGLFTLGNNAYGQCGRPIIINENYNKSRVVYHIPDIKGNKIKAVSAGQDHSILLTESGEVYTFGWGADGQTGLAHYRNEYRPTLVKGDLAGQHIIKVACVADCVLALSDQGKVFGWGNSEYGQLFTTGDNRQINIATELKELRELGHITDIASGGCFCMVLNNAGNVYVWGYGILGFGPNVTHVAQPSKIPSVLFGKNAYDKNTKVTNIFCGMSHLAALTNKGDLYTWGCNKFGALGLGDSKDQFFPLKVNVGAQVKKVACGIDHTVTICKPFV, via the exons ATGTTGAATACGATGAAAACGTGTTTAAAGACTTACGTACAGAAACGTAGTAAAACTATACGCTTAAATAAGCCGGAAAATAAAAAGTCTACTTTAAAAACATTGCCAG TTTTTCAGTATCCAATAAGTAAGGCAGGAGATTGCAGAATATATGCTTGGGGTATGGCAGCGCATGGTGCGCTCGGAACATCACAATCGACCTTGCATAAAAAAGGCGTTTCTTTTATTCCAAAGCCAAGACGATTAGCTTTCGGTGAAAAGTGTGATGTGATGGATATAACTTGTGGTTATGGTTTCACTGCCTTTGCTATAAAATCTAATGATAAAAACATTCTGTATGGAAGTGGAATAAACACTGATTCGCAGATTG GATTCAGCGAAGGAGACAAAAAGTATCCCGATGATCTGATAATCGAGCCAAGACCCATTACTTTGCCACTCAAAGAATCTTCGACCAATGTTGTAGATATTGCAGCTGGAAGGGCACATTTATTAGTGCTAACTAATGAAGGCTTATTTACGTTAGGGAACAATGCATACGGACAATGCGGCCGGCCTAtaataattaatgaaaattataaCAAAAGTAGAGTAGTTTATCATATACCTGATATTAAGGGTAACAAAATTAAAGCTGTATCGGCTGGTCAAGATCACAG CATACTCTTAACAGAATCTGGTGAAGTCTATACGTTTGGCTGGGGTGCAGATGGACAAACAGGCTTAGCACATTATCGAAACGAATATAGACCAACCTTGGTGAAAGGAGACTTGGCTGGACAGCATATTATAAAAGTTGCTTGTGTCGCAGATTGCGTATTGGCACTCAGTG ATCAAGGAAAAGTATTTGGTTGGGGTAATTCGGAGTATGGTCAGTTATTTACTACTGGTGATAATCGTCAGATAAACATAGCTACGGAGTTGAAGGAGTTGCGAGAGTTGGGCCATATCACTGATATCGCGAGCGGTGGTTGTTTTTGTATGGTTTTGAACA ATGCAGGTAACGTTTATGTATGGGGATATGGAATTCTTGGTTTTGGCCCAAATGTTACACATGTCGCGCAGCCAAGCAAAATACCATCTGTTTTATTTGGCAAAAATGCATACgacaaaaatacgaaa GTGACCAATATATTTTGTGGTATGAGTCATCTTGCAGCTCTGACTAATAAAGGCGATCTGTATACGTGGGGTTGTAATAAGTTTGGAGCACTAGGACTAGGAGATTCGAAGGATCAATTTTTTCCATTAAAA GTAAATGTTGGAGCTCAAGTAAAAAAAGTTGCTTGCGGTATAGATCATACAGTTACCATTTGTAAACCTTTTGTTTGA
- the LOC143347390 gene encoding uncharacterized protein LOC143347390, which produces MVKLLYFLTFIALAVHAQENAVRNVSPSLRECYENKYLLQRDNRSPHTLNTFLAILRKIENVENLNMDLRSLTVALLHRFRQDGIVPNPAVPIQDGVTPYAPNAYQFFRHAQTLRFIPGNALLFPNSSLTDVERCTLHFMISSSIEIFQRGDEASVCRYASAYRYGRSVQDDKEVTSEGAINDVETLTSDEIKNMSSHKDGQVTVDPNSLYPELPPNHPDNARLIALPPLSKCPVENGVIKTPWGVVSPGLILTGIAAATQPETFTLQDAQPDISKKNNEDLLSLTLDNKWIATLAGDLAEVALIQGPRGEKFSVGATGNWNSTSSPRWYFLNTNEKLEMTTAEIRGDLDGLILASEINKWYSKIPNLKLSQIFDMYYSKQGFFDSSIRACNRRTLFTAVAPNETMSAQAYRAALLLDSSISKVTLEPQAIEKFSIQAVNELAAYVPASMNKDVSCLDTDKLYDFNQIFVDLTIILDTNWPFSAIQPILANLLDSIDLNQYNSNFTLINGYDGNPIINSTFNLLEFNAYNSSHYENITHGFDLPKSLDKLKLRLMDALDYERSHGIGGARSNVVLIIPYKSSISDSDKNYCKQNIVRMQEKIPDTTLLIMTHSSKDTWSDLTQTPSTDLFSISIGDTDSALAPITTLVSRIKQVPKRLINSQCGSDYISTGFSNSYDDYVAPNGFNLYRLHPNYFFRHDGYATIKIQASNSNSLTVCSSREPLHKNGTETAASKTCASVTNEAHSITVSCADATFIHQCPPLYISVTSNATGVSYQCTDPRVCRYPYSIKYTISYENLLCVNCAHTIALNSLILFVAIIFSNL; this is translated from the exons ATGGTGAAACTTCTCTATTTTCTTACTTTTATCGCGTTAG CCGTACACGCGCAAGAAAATGCGGTACGAAATGTGTCGCCTTCCCTTCGAGAGTGTTATGAGAACAAGTATCTGTTACAAAGAGATAATAGATCACCACACACTTTGAACACATTCCTCGCAATACTTCGTAAAATTGAAAATGTAGAAAACCTTAATATGGACCTAAGAAGTTTAACCGTTGCGCTCTTACACCG TTTTCGACAAGACGGTATCGTACCGAATCCTGCTGTCCCGATACAAGACGGGGTAACGCCATACGCGCCGAACGCTTACCAATTTTTTCGCCATGCTCAAACTCTTCGTTTCATACCAGGGAATGCTCTTCTTTTCCCTAACAGTAGTCTCACAGACGTTGAAAGG TGTACTTTACACTTCATGATATCAAGCagcattgaaatttttcaaagagGAGACGAAGCGTCGGTTTGCAGATACGCGAGTGCGTATAGATACGGAAGAAGTGTTCAAGACGATAAAGAGGTAACTAGCGAAGGTGCCATTAATGACGTAGAAACATTAACATCCGATGAAAT AAAGAACATGTCCAGTCATAAAGATGGTCAAGTTACAGTTGATCCAAACTCGTTGTATCCAGAATTACCGCCTAATCACCCAGACAATGCACGGTTAATTGCGTTACCACCTCTTAGCAAATGTCCCGTCGAAAATGGTGTCATAAAGACTCC ATGGGGCgttgtttctcctggtttgatccTTACTGGAATTGCTGCTGCTACGCAACCCGAAACATTCACGCTTCAAGATGCACAGCCTGATATATCGAAGAAGAATAACGAAGATCTGCTATCACTGACTTTGGACAATAAATGGATCGCTACTTTAGCAG GCGATTTGGCGGAGGTGGCTCTGATACAAGGCCCCAGAGGTGAAAAATTTAGCGTTGGAGCAACTGGAAATTGGAACTCTACCTCATCACCGCGTTGGTATTTTTTGAACACCAATGAAAAATTAGAAATGACAACGGCAGAAATTAGGGGCGATTTAGATGGTTTAATTCTGGCCAGTGAAATTAATAAATGGTATTCGAAGATACCAAACTTGAAACTTTCACAGATATTCGATATGTACTATAGCAAGCAAGGATTCTTCGATTCCTCGATCAGAGCGTGCAATCGAAGAACATTATTTACGGCTGTTGCCCCTAACGAGACCATGTCTGCACAA GCGTACAGAGCTGCTTTATTATTGGATTCATCTATATCGAAGGTAACGCTTGAACCACAAGCGATAGAAAAGTTTTCGATACAAGCAGTAAACGAATTAGCAGCATACGTGC CTGCGTCAATGAATAAGGATGTCTCGTGCCTGGACACGGATAAATTATACGATTTCAATCAAATATTCGTTGATTTGACAATCATTTTAGATACAAATTGGCCATTCTCAGCAATACAACCCATCCTCGC GAACCTGTTGGATAGCATAGACTTGAATCAGTATAACAGCAATTTCACGTTAATTAATGGCTACGATGGTAATCCAATTATCAACAGTACTTTTAATCTCTTAGAATTCAACGCATACAATTCATCCCATTATGAAAATA TTACCCACGGTTTTGATTTACCTAAATCGCTCGACAAATTAAAATTGCGGTTGATGGATGCGCTGGATTACGAACGCAGTCACGGTATTGGCGGTGCAAGATCCAACGTTGTACTAATTATTCCATACAAGTCGAGTATCTCTGACAGCGACAAAAACTACTGCAAACAAAATATAGTACGAATGCAAGAGAAAATTCCAG ATACGACGCTACTTATTATGACACATAGTTCAAAAGATACATGGTCCGATTTAACACAGACTCCGTCGACGGATTTGTTCTCTATCAGTATAGGCGATACAGACAGTGCTTTAGCACCGATCACCACTTTAGTTTCAAGAATAAAGCAAG TTCCTAAACGCTTAATAAACTCACAGTGCGGATCAGATTACATTTCGACTGGATTTTCAAATTCGTACGACGATTACGTTGCACCTAATGGCTTCAATCTCTATAGATTACATCCTAATTACTTCTTCAGGCATGATGGTTATGCGACGATAAAG ATACAAGCTTCTAATTCGAATAGCTTAACCGTGTGTTCGTCGCGCGAACCGTTGCATAAGAATGGGACGGAAACCGCGGCATCCAAAACGTGTGCGTCGGTGACTAACGAAGCACACAGTATTACTGTTTCTTGTGCCGATGCCACTTTCATTCATCAATGTCCACCACTTTACATATCAGTAACTTCCAATGCCACAGGTGTTTCATATCAATGCACAG ATCCTCGAGTGTGCAGATATCCCTATTCAATAAAATATACGATATCGTATGAAAATCTACTATGCGTCAACTGTGCACACACAATTGCACTTAATTCTCTTATTTTATTCGTAGCTATAATTTTCTCTAATCTATAA
- the LOC143347391 gene encoding uncharacterized protein LOC143347391 encodes MAINKILLLILCCVLQFAWSQVSIPEPLRECYRNDVTLNSQLPLNLRIIVDIIRKLEKHSYTTMDMRMLSSSLLHRFKFDGIEYQKNVQATDKVLPFSGTGPQRIKHQLIEELIPNSTVNLPVHVLTKTERCLLHRAISNTIIQYDVQSENNSCSHVTRTEKQTGKIMLTDTWNCPSQHGIILTPFGTVAPGSIIGAVAATLQRQNVAINQLVASLEAPSSGINTTNAPNLKYNEEEIDFVLPNNQMIHEQSMWYRTLMTLSTKLDNMWLTTIAGELAEMAVNQGPLVGNNMSIGANGFWDSTILPTIYYLRSFYKNFDATRAELIGGIDGLIIASSLQTWVQDFYSLRLSQILDMYYSNEGVAFNANVIACNRARNFVHAVSRTILNEQTHTIAQMLAYRKSIAYISPEALERMVQYATDKFYTYAENHLFPEVPCQQPINQPRIEALIAFDGAWSIEYTTNFLAVLMQNLDVSMYGSKIGIIHGTSGEWLLNVTNSPSLAFEALNNFTNTSWPTQLNYTRVFETIFTHLNKTWEDNQRHNVIGNLGQVVVLLIPLSYISNDDKQSIITLLKQIKHNHPDVHFIYCTSRYNSNFFKEFVSSNEDHIIRNFNIDSVTQHLLRIPRTLRPIKITDSNSRNSTPSYEDYISPSKSITYKLHSHWKRNMKKSPITIHTFGYGTMKVCTWMEYKANENQNYHCMELAGYKDITLTNQSKCINDSPCPDTYFRIQNVTSSFKCAEIDCRTPDQVRFIVRAQNLYYESSADKSVILVSLNILFLFIYYVFL; translated from the exons ATGGCAATTAACAAAATTCTGTTATTAATACTGTGCTGTG TATTGCAGTTTGCGTGGTCTCAAGTATCTATACCAGAACCACTCAGAGAATGTTACAGAAACGATGTTACGTTAAATTCTCAACTTCCCTTGAATTTACGTATAATAGTGGACATTATACGAAAGCTGGAGAAACATTCGTACACGACAATGGATATGAGAATGTTGTCGTCGTCGTTGCTTCACAG ATTCAAATTCGACGGTATCGAATATCAGAAGAACGTACAGGCCACGGATAAAGTGCTTCCATTCAGTGGAACCGGACCGCAACGTATTAAACATCAGTTGATAGAGGAACTGATCCCAAACAGTACAGTGAATCTACCAGTCCACGTGCTGACGAAAACTGAACGTTGTTTGCTCCATCGGGCCATCTCGAATACAATTATACAGTACGACGTTCAAAGTGAAAATAACTCATGCAGCCACGTTACTCGAACTGAAAAACAAACGG GTAAAATTATGCTTACCGATACGTGGAACTGTCCGAGCCAACATGGGATAATTTTAACACCATTCGGCACTGTTGCTCCTGGATCGATTATAGGAGCCGTTGCAGCAACTCTTCAACGTCAAAATGTTGCTATAAATCAATTAGTCGCCAGTTTGGAAGCACCTTCTTCGG GGATAAACACTACAAATGCGCCAAACTTAAAGTACAACGAAGAAGAAATTGACTTTGTTCTACCAAACAATCAAATGATTCATGAACAATCCATGTGGTATAGGACTTTGATGACTTTGTCTACAAAACTTGACAACATGTGGTTGACCACAATTGCAG GTGAATTAGCAGAAATGGCAGTGAACCAAGGACCTCTTGTAGGTAATAATATGTCTATTGGCGCAAACGGATTTTGGGACAGTACAATATTACCGACTATTTATTATCTTCGAAGTTTCTATAAAAATTTTGACGCAACTCGTGCTGAATTGATAGGAGGCATCGATG GTTTGATTATTGCAAGCAGTTTGCAGACTTGGGTTCAAGATTTTTATAGTCTTCGTCTTAGTCAAATTTTGGACATGTACTATTCGAACGAAGGCGTTGCTTTCAACGCAAATGTCATAGCTTGTAATCGAGCACGGAATTTCGTACACGCTGTATCGAGGACTATTTTAAACGAACAG ACTCACACAATAGCTCAAATGTTAGCGTATCGCAAAAGCATAGCATACATATCGCCCGAAGCATTGGAACGAATGGTTCAGTATGCAACTGACAAATTTTATACCTATGCAGAGAACCATCTATTCCCAGAGGTACCCTGTCAACAACCAATTAATCAACCTCGAATAGAAGCATTAATCGCATTTGATGGAGCATGGTCTATAGAGTACACAACAAACTTTTTGGC CGTTTTAATGCAAAACCTAGACGTATCGATGTATGGGTCAAAAATAGGCATAATACACGGTACTTCGGGAGAATGGTTGTTAAATGTTACTAACAGCCCATCGCTTGCGTTCGAAGCACTGAATAATTTCACAAACACATCGT GGCCTACGCAATTAAATTATACTCGAGTTTTCGAAACAATATTTACGCATTTGAATAAAACTTGGGAAGATAATCAGAGGCACAACGTAATTGGAAATCTTGGTCAAGTGGTTGTACTATTGATTCCGTTAAGTTACATATCCAACGACGATAAACAATCTATAATAACGTTATTGAAACAAATAAAGCACAATCATCCAG ATGTACATTTTATATATTGCACATCGCGATACAATAGTAATTTCTTTAAAGAATTTGTCTCGTCGAACGAAGATcatataataagaaattttaatatCGACAGCGTCACACAGCATTTGTTAAGAA TACCGCGAACATTAAGACCCATAAAAATTACGGACTCAAATTCACGCAATTCCACGCCTAGCTACGAAGATTATATAAGTCCCTCAAAGTCTATCACGTATAAATTGCATTCGCACTGGAAACGAAACATGAAGAAATCACCGATCAcg ATTCATACCTTCGGTTACGGAACAATGAAGGTATGCACGTGGATGGAGTACAAGGCCAACGAAAACCAAAACTATCATTGTATGGAATTAGCTGGTTACAAAGATATTACTTTGACCAATCAATCAAAGTGTATCAACGATTCACCTTGCCCCGATACGTATTTTCGAATACAAAATGTAACTTCTTCGTTCAAATGCGCAG AAATAGATTGCAGAACACCGGATCAAGTAAGATTCATCGTGAGGGCACAAAATTTATATTACGAGAGTTCCGCTGATAAAAGTGTAATATTGGTCTCGTTAAATATCTTGttcttatttatatattatgtaTTCTTGTGA